A window of the Aliivibrio salmonicida LFI1238 genome harbors these coding sequences:
- a CDS encoding ABC transporter permease, producing MKTLWRSYLSNYWLVGATFGLPVILSLMIWWVFSASVVRELPIDVVDLDQSSLSRMITRNYDATPTLQVRSIQQSIPFANTALKDRHNYGYVIIPANFEKDVLLGKSPNISGFYNAQYILIAKQISSALLQTDMTIQAQLSTIKTLSTHETTWTQAINTAVPINVQITPLFNLGSNYNQFLLSAILPAIWQMAMIVGMIWAMNNAMKIENQSSLRSWFDHQTKNTMMQFVGFYFFIFMFVGSILFVFLYKILGFPFLANIPEFLLIMSAMTLACISLGVLIAYVTNDIVKAMSISGAYTAPSFAFLGVTFPVTDMNSIATFWHSILPASHFVRAQIEQTNYGYNLIQSIPNVMALSLFLVPLLILTARLRKSNA from the coding sequence ATGAAAACATTATGGCGTTCTTATCTTTCTAATTACTGGCTAGTAGGAGCTACGTTTGGATTGCCAGTTATTTTATCTTTGATGATTTGGTGGGTATTCTCAGCCTCTGTCGTCCGTGAGTTGCCTATTGATGTTGTTGATCTTGACCAATCTAGCTTATCACGCATGATTACTCGTAATTATGATGCGACACCCACATTGCAAGTTCGGTCGATTCAACAAAGCATTCCTTTTGCAAATACTGCGCTTAAAGATAGACATAATTATGGGTATGTCATTATTCCCGCTAATTTTGAAAAAGACGTATTACTCGGTAAAAGCCCAAATATATCAGGTTTTTACAATGCACAGTATATTTTGATTGCGAAACAAATCAGTTCAGCGTTATTGCAGACTGACATGACGATACAAGCTCAATTAAGCACAATTAAAACCTTAAGTACCCATGAAACAACATGGACTCAAGCCATTAATACGGCCGTTCCTATTAATGTACAAATCACGCCTTTATTTAATTTAGGCAGTAATTATAATCAGTTTTTGCTGTCTGCAATTCTTCCTGCCATTTGGCAAATGGCGATGATTGTTGGCATGATATGGGCAATGAATAATGCCATGAAAATTGAGAATCAATCGTCGTTGAGATCTTGGTTTGACCATCAAACAAAAAATACGATGATGCAATTTGTCGGGTTTTATTTTTTCATCTTTATGTTTGTAGGTTCCATTTTATTTGTTTTCTTATATAAGATCTTAGGCTTTCCATTTTTGGCGAATATCCCTGAGTTCTTATTGATCATGAGTGCAATGACATTGGCCTGTATTAGCTTGGGTGTACTTATTGCCTATGTCACTAATGATATAGTAAAAGCAATGAGCATCTCTGGCGCATATACGGCACCAAGCTTTGCTTTTTTAGGGGTGACGTTCCCCGTGACAGACATGAATAGCATCGCGACATTTTGGCATTCAATTTTACCGGCGAGTCATTTTGTTAGAGCTCAAATAGAGCAGACTAATTATGGGTATAACTTGATTCAATCGATTCCTAATGTAATGGCATTATCGTTATTTTTAGTGCCTTTATTAATACTGACTGCGCGATTAAGGAAATCAAATGCATAA
- the nadE gene encoding ammonia-dependent NAD(+) synthetase: protein MQKQIVEEMKVKVSIDPLSEIQRRVDFIKSTLTQSGCKSLILGISGGVDSTTCGRLAQIAVNELNKESNSSDYQFIAVRLPYGIQKDEDEAQLALEFIKPTHSISINIKDGVDGLHKANHLGLAHTGLLPTANDKIDFVKGNVKARARMIAQYEVAGYVGGLVLGTDHSAENITGFYTKFGDGACDLAPLFGLNKRQVRDVAAELGAPEQLVKKVPTADLEELAPQKADEDALSVTYDEIDDFLEGKKIDTEAEARLIKIYQTSQHKRKPIPTIYD, encoded by the coding sequence ATGCAGAAACAGATTGTTGAAGAAATGAAAGTTAAGGTATCAATTGATCCCCTTAGTGAGATTCAACGCCGTGTTGATTTTATCAAATCCACATTGACACAATCAGGATGCAAATCGCTGATTTTGGGGATCAGTGGCGGTGTTGATTCAACAACATGTGGACGCTTAGCTCAAATAGCCGTTAATGAATTAAATAAAGAATCGAATTCATCTGATTACCAATTTATTGCGGTACGCCTTCCTTATGGTATTCAAAAAGACGAAGACGAAGCACAATTAGCTCTTGAGTTTATTAAACCAACACATTCAATTAGTATTAATATTAAAGACGGCGTTGACGGTTTACATAAAGCAAACCATCTTGGTTTAGCTCATACTGGTTTACTGCCTACCGCAAATGATAAAATCGATTTTGTAAAAGGTAACGTAAAAGCACGAGCTCGTATGATTGCTCAATATGAAGTGGCTGGCTATGTCGGTGGTTTGGTATTAGGGACGGATCATTCGGCAGAAAACATTACCGGATTCTATACAAAATTTGGCGATGGCGCTTGTGACTTAGCTCCTTTATTTGGATTAAATAAGCGTCAAGTAAGAGACGTTGCCGCAGAGCTTGGCGCACCAGAACAATTAGTAAAGAAAGTACCTACGGCTGATCTTGAAGAATTAGCACCACAGAAAGCCGATGAAGATGCATTATCTGTCACTTATGATGAAATCGATGATTTCTTAGAAGGCAAAAAAATTGATACTGAGGCAGAGGCTAGATTAATTAAAATCTATCAAACGTCCCAGCATAAGCGCAAACCTATCCCAACTATTTATGATTAA
- a CDS encoding response regulator, protein MAISILICDDSALARKQLARVIPQSWGANIQFAMHGWDAINQLESSSFDLLFLDLTMPELDGYGTLDEINSRHIKTQVIVVSGDIQPKAQEKVLALGARAFIKKPVDKATLLSTLKSLNITPERPQSYVPVQVNNAQLRRRDVYLEVANVAIGRAADSLARHFDVFVNMPLPNVNLFEMSELQMTLRHLASNEHMSGVCQGFSGEGIAGEALVLLSDSSVSDLTKLMDYPETDSDSLELELLMDVSNILVGAFLKGIGEQAEVRFFQSAPVLLGQHVSVDSVVESTKGTFNKIMSFEVSYNIDGTDIKCDMLLMIVDESLPILDNKLAYLLDDE, encoded by the coding sequence ATGGCTATATCCATCCTGATTTGTGATGATTCGGCATTAGCTCGAAAGCAATTAGCTCGAGTTATTCCTCAATCGTGGGGAGCAAATATTCAATTTGCAATGCATGGATGGGATGCAATCAATCAACTTGAATCCTCTTCTTTTGATCTTCTTTTTCTTGATCTTACTATGCCTGAATTGGATGGTTATGGGACTCTTGACGAAATTAATTCCCGACACATTAAAACACAAGTTATCGTTGTCTCTGGTGACATACAACCTAAAGCTCAAGAGAAAGTATTAGCATTAGGTGCAAGAGCATTCATAAAAAAACCAGTAGATAAAGCAACACTTTTATCTACGCTTAAGTCTTTGAATATCACACCAGAAAGACCACAAAGTTATGTGCCTGTTCAGGTAAATAATGCTCAATTACGACGTCGTGACGTCTATTTAGAAGTTGCCAACGTAGCAATAGGTCGAGCTGCTGATTCATTAGCTCGTCATTTTGATGTGTTCGTTAATATGCCATTACCTAATGTAAACTTATTTGAAATGAGTGAGCTTCAAATGACGCTAAGGCATTTAGCGAGTAACGAACATATGTCAGGGGTTTGCCAAGGATTTAGCGGTGAAGGTATTGCTGGAGAGGCATTAGTCTTATTAAGTGACTCTAGTGTGTCCGATTTAACGAAATTGATGGACTACCCAGAAACCGATTCTGATAGTTTAGAACTTGAATTATTAATGGATGTTTCTAATATTTTGGTTGGTGCTTTTCTTAAAGGGATTGGAGAGCAAGCGGAAGTCCGATTTTTTCAAAGCGCTCCCGTGTTGCTTGGCCAGCATGTATCGGTAGACAGTGTTGTTGAATCAACCAAAGGAACCTTTAATAAAATAATGTCTTTTGAAGTTAGCTATAATATCGATGGTACTGATATAAAATGCGATATGTTGCTGATGATTGTAGATGAATCATTGCCGATTTTAGATAATAAATTAGCGTATTTACTGGATGATGAATAA
- a CDS encoding HlyD family secretion protein: MSKATNVIGSLIAVSVVSWVGYSFWAAYQPRPELLQGQIEAEQYNVSSKVPGRIESVFVKKGDEIEKGQAVFSLYSPEIEAKLAQAKAGEAAASALAQEAEKGARKQQISAARDQWRKAKAANQLLEKTYARVNNLYNDGVVAEQKKDETYTQWQAAKYTENAAYQMYQMAKEGARVETKRAANEKVKMASGAVAEVEAYAADTKINSWYEGEVSQVLLNAGEIAPQGFPVVTVIDMNNAWAIFHVREDNLKHYNKGDELSVYLPALDATVPFTITHISVLGDYATWRATDNSQGFDLKTFEVEAHPTKKIPNLRVGMSAIVRIEK; the protein is encoded by the coding sequence ATGAGTAAAGCAACTAACGTTATCGGTTCTCTTATTGCCGTCTCAGTGGTCTCTTGGGTTGGATACAGCTTTTGGGCAGCTTATCAGCCTCGTCCAGAGTTACTACAAGGTCAAATTGAAGCGGAGCAATACAATGTTTCTTCAAAAGTCCCTGGGCGTATTGAAAGTGTTTTTGTAAAAAAAGGCGATGAAATAGAAAAAGGCCAAGCAGTTTTCTCTCTTTACAGTCCTGAAATAGAGGCAAAATTGGCTCAAGCAAAAGCGGGGGAAGCCGCCGCAAGTGCATTAGCTCAAGAAGCGGAAAAAGGAGCAAGAAAACAACAAATATCGGCAGCTCGTGATCAGTGGAGAAAAGCGAAAGCAGCGAACCAACTATTAGAGAAAACATACGCTCGTGTAAATAACCTTTACAACGATGGTGTGGTTGCTGAACAAAAGAAAGATGAAACATACACTCAATGGCAAGCCGCTAAATACACTGAAAATGCAGCATACCAAATGTATCAAATGGCAAAAGAAGGGGCTCGAGTAGAAACAAAACGAGCCGCTAATGAAAAAGTAAAAATGGCCTCTGGTGCGGTTGCTGAAGTTGAAGCTTATGCCGCAGATACCAAAATAAACAGTTGGTATGAAGGAGAGGTGTCACAAGTCTTACTAAACGCTGGAGAGATTGCGCCTCAAGGGTTTCCTGTTGTGACGGTTATTGACATGAATAATGCGTGGGCTATTTTTCATGTAAGAGAAGATAACCTAAAGCACTATAACAAAGGTGATGAGTTGTCGGTTTATCTACCAGCCCTTGATGCGACGGTTCCTTTTACCATTACTCATATTTCTGTATTAGGGGATTATGCGACTTGGCGTGCAACGGATAACAGTCAAGGATTTGATTTGAAAACATTTGAAGTTGAAGCGCATCCAACGAAAAAAATACCAAATCTAAGAGTAGGTATGAGTGCTATTGTTCGAATTGAAAAGTAA
- a CDS encoding GIY-YIG nuclease family protein: MKTTDSPWFIYLIRTKLNTLYCGITNNIDRRFLAHQQGKGAKYLKGKGPLQLVWSYEVENKSLALKYEYRIKKLTKTSKEALVSDQRALPSIND; encoded by the coding sequence ATGAAAACAACTGATTCACCTTGGTTTATCTACTTAATTAGAACCAAATTAAATACACTATATTGTGGTATCACAAATAATATAGATCGTCGTTTTCTGGCTCACCAGCAAGGGAAAGGGGCTAAATATTTAAAAGGGAAGGGGCCATTACAATTGGTATGGTCTTATGAGGTAGAAAATAAATCCTTGGCGTTAAAGTATGAATATCGAATAAAAAAACTGACTAAAACGTCAAAAGAAGCGTTAGTCAGTGATCAAAGAGCGTTACCTAGTATCAATGATTAA
- a CDS encoding PAS domain-containing protein, translated as MNGIPAEFEQFHWMVDIVQNVDVGLIVVDREFTVHLWNGFMTHHSGKQSHDVMGKSLFDVFPEINEAWFRAKSKPVFELGSRSFVIWRQKPYLFHCRNVRPITQQTKFMYQNVTLNPMRSTTGEIKSMFLAVEDVTAEALAEGMK; from the coding sequence ATGAATGGTATTCCTGCAGAGTTTGAGCAATTTCATTGGATGGTTGATATTGTACAAAATGTTGATGTCGGTTTAATTGTTGTAGACAGAGAGTTTACGGTTCATTTATGGAATGGATTTATGACACACCATAGCGGTAAGCAATCGCATGATGTGATGGGGAAGTCTCTTTTTGATGTTTTCCCTGAAATTAACGAAGCTTGGTTTAGAGCGAAATCTAAGCCAGTGTTTGAGCTTGGCTCTCGAAGTTTTGTCATTTGGCGTCAAAAACCGTACCTTTTTCATTGTCGCAATGTTCGTCCAATTACCCAACAAACAAAATTTATGTACCAAAACGTCACATTAAATCCGATGAGGAGTACAACGGGAGAGATCAAATCGATGTTTCTGGCTGTTGAAGACGTGACCGCTGAAGCTTTAGCTGAAGGCATGAAATAA
- the cspE gene encoding transcription antiterminator/RNA stability regulator CspE translates to MSKATGTVKWFNEDKGFGFITQENGGPDVFAHFSAIQSEGFKTLKEGQAVTFEVEQGPKGPQAAKIEAA, encoded by the coding sequence ATGTCTAAAGCAACTGGTACTGTTAAATGGTTTAATGAAGATAAAGGTTTCGGTTTTATTACTCAAGAGAATGGCGGTCCTGATGTGTTTGCTCATTTCAGCGCGATTCAAAGCGAAGGCTTTAAAACGTTAAAAGAAGGCCAAGCAGTAACTTTTGAAGTAGAGCAGGGACCAAAAGGTCCTCAAGCTGCAAAAATCGAAGCAGCTTAA
- a CDS encoding nicotinate-nicotinamide nucleotide adenylyltransferase, giving the protein MKIAVFGSAFNPPSLGHKSVIERLSHFDKVLLVPSISHAWGKEMLPFDTRIDMVLTFIDEFNSNVALSCIESELYVPKQSVTTFSLLTYLQEKNPDADITFIIGPDNLMKFSQFFKADEIAKKWNVMACPETLPIRSTDIRHAIKNGHDISHLTTKGVSQYIKAHQLYE; this is encoded by the coding sequence ATGAAAATAGCGGTATTTGGTAGCGCCTTTAATCCACCATCATTAGGGCATAAAAGTGTCATTGAACGCCTTAGTCATTTTGATAAGGTGCTATTAGTCCCAAGTATTTCTCATGCTTGGGGGAAAGAAATGCTTCCTTTTGACACTCGTATTGACATGGTGTTAACTTTTATTGATGAATTTAATAGTAATGTAGCGTTGTCTTGTATCGAAAGTGAGCTCTACGTTCCAAAACAAAGCGTAACCACATTTTCTTTACTGACTTATCTTCAAGAAAAAAATCCAGACGCCGATATAACCTTTATCATCGGACCAGATAATTTAATGAAGTTTAGTCAATTCTTTAAAGCGGATGAAATAGCAAAAAAGTGGAATGTAATGGCTTGCCCTGAAACCTTGCCAATACGAAGTACAGACATAAGACATGCCATAAAAAATGGTCATGACATAAGTCACCTAACAACCAAAGGTGTGAGTCAATATATTAAGGCTCACCAGTTATACGAGTAA
- a CDS encoding TetR/AcrR family transcriptional regulator: MPKRSKEDTEITIQKIMDAVIDQLLRLGYDKMSYTTLSQQTGVSRTGISHHFPKKTDFTAALDGRIFRLFAERLEMQGDKQAFIDSWIASLEDEQFRAILRLLFHHIVTSANAHEFAHNGIERLYGLVEDLYGEESRKDLEWLIGLSLVRMTK, translated from the coding sequence ATGCCAAAAAGAAGTAAAGAAGATACTGAAATCACCATCCAGAAGATCATGGATGCAGTTATTGATCAACTATTACGCCTAGGCTATGACAAAATGTCATATACCACACTAAGTCAACAGACTGGTGTATCAAGAACTGGTATTAGCCATCATTTTCCAAAGAAAACTGATTTTACAGCAGCATTAGATGGTCGTATCTTCCGTTTGTTTGCAGAACGTCTTGAAATGCAAGGTGATAAACAAGCATTCATTGATAGCTGGATTGCTTCTCTAGAAGATGAACAATTCCGCGCAATTTTACGTCTTTTATTCCACCACATCGTAACATCAGCTAACGCTCACGAATTTGCGCACAACGGTATTGAGCGTTTATACGGTTTGGTTGAAGATTTATACGGCGAAGAAAGCCGTAAAGATTTAGAGTGGCTAATTGGTTTGTCTCTTGTCCGTATGACTAAATAA
- a CDS encoding 1-acyl-sn-glycerol-3-phosphate acyltransferase → MTTQDIYQEIRPYNDSEVPEAIERLISDDEFINAILHYKFPSASKILFWFLAPLIRCKLRRSLSKIKTVEDVQLQVATYLNKTVKNTTDGITYSGIDKLDSNKAYLFISNHRDIAMDPALMNWVLYNNKMQTVRIAIGDNLLKKACSTELMKLNKSFIVKRSAKAPRQMLKALSLLSSYIKHSLETNNSIWIAQKEGRAKDGNDFTDAAILKMFHVEGRKRKETFSEYMNGLNIVPVSISYENDPLDIQKAKELNAVATLGSYEKGEFEDIDSIIKGIIGNKKRIHIHFGDVVNTDSDSADELAKSIDVQIHTNYHLFPINYAAANIDSDVVTDSVKNELNAKLSVLTEEEKPFLRALYANPVKNAQ, encoded by the coding sequence ATGACCACACAAGATATCTATCAAGAAATTCGCCCGTATAATGACAGTGAAGTCCCTGAGGCAATTGAACGTTTAATTTCTGATGATGAATTCATTAATGCTATTTTGCATTATAAGTTTCCTTCGGCATCCAAAATTTTGTTTTGGTTTCTCGCGCCTTTAATTCGTTGCAAACTTCGTCGTAGTCTTTCTAAGATCAAAACAGTTGAAGATGTACAGCTGCAAGTGGCGACTTATCTCAATAAAACAGTAAAAAATACCACGGATGGGATCACCTACAGCGGTATTGATAAGTTAGATTCAAATAAAGCCTATTTATTTATCTCTAACCACCGTGATATTGCAATGGACCCAGCCTTGATGAATTGGGTTCTATACAACAATAAGATGCAGACAGTACGTATTGCTATTGGCGATAACTTGCTTAAAAAAGCATGCAGTACTGAATTAATGAAATTGAATAAGAGTTTCATTGTTAAGCGTTCAGCAAAAGCCCCTCGCCAGATGTTAAAAGCACTTAGCTTACTCTCTTCTTATATCAAGCATTCTCTTGAAACAAATAATTCAATTTGGATTGCACAAAAAGAAGGTCGAGCTAAAGATGGGAATGACTTTACTGATGCTGCAATTTTAAAAATGTTTCATGTTGAAGGTCGTAAACGTAAAGAAACTTTTTCTGAATATATGAATGGATTGAATATCGTTCCTGTGTCTATTTCATACGAAAATGATCCTTTGGATATTCAAAAAGCAAAAGAACTAAATGCAGTTGCGACACTTGGATCATATGAGAAAGGGGAGTTTGAAGACATCGACAGTATCATTAAAGGTATTATCGGTAATAAAAAACGTATTCATATTCACTTTGGTGACGTAGTGAATACGGATTCTGACTCTGCTGACGAACTAGCCAAAAGTATTGATGTGCAAATCCATACTAACTATCATTTGTTCCCTATTAACTATGCCGCCGCTAATATTGATTCTGATGTTGTAACGGATAGTGTTAAGAATGAATTAAATGCAAAATTATCGGTATTAACTGAAGAAGAAAAACCATTTTTACGCGCTCTTTATGCTAACCCAGTAAAGAACGCGCAGTAG
- a CDS encoding AraC family ligand binding domain-containing protein — protein sequence MKSAITFHSKTYEQLFYTARKKKNYYELVYVNTGTALIRLGKWEYVVSAGEFFWLPFDSLTSITIVPNAQIAHIAFSIRTREDLPTQGGFVSQTSLLNALIAKLFTASLNEQQEQRLLAVIQDELLLATFHTDVSKESMQVNNYISVLSDQKTTNESNVISAEMALMLKVREADKMRKSGAKDVMIAKRYFSDDIQAMNSSFSIFL from the coding sequence ATGAAAAGCGCAATCACATTCCACTCAAAAACATACGAACAGCTTTTTTATACCGCTCGTAAGAAGAAAAACTATTATGAACTGGTTTATGTCAATACAGGTACCGCTCTCATCCGCTTAGGGAAATGGGAATACGTAGTATCAGCTGGAGAGTTTTTTTGGTTACCGTTTGATTCTTTAACTTCAATCACTATTGTTCCAAACGCTCAAATTGCTCACATTGCTTTTTCTATTCGAACTCGCGAAGATTTACCGACACAAGGTGGCTTTGTTAGCCAAACAAGTTTGCTTAACGCGTTAATAGCAAAATTGTTCACAGCCTCATTAAATGAACAACAAGAACAACGCTTACTGGCTGTGATTCAAGATGAGTTGTTACTGGCAACGTTTCACACTGATGTGTCTAAAGAATCAATGCAGGTTAATAATTACATTAGCGTATTAAGCGACCAAAAAACGACAAATGAAAGTAATGTTATCTCTGCTGAAATGGCATTAATGCTAAAAGTAAGAGAGGCTGATAAAATGCGAAAATCAGGCGCGAAAGACGTGATGATAGCAAAGCGCTACTTTTCAGATGACATACAAGCAATGAACAGCTCATTCAGTATCTTTCTATAA
- a CDS encoding bactofilin family protein, with product MGLFSSRSSSSSLSIIAKGCRVIGNIESDQSIQIDGFVQGNITTDAEVIVTPTGRVQGEIKGGLVLINGLVEGMCQGNEVSIQTQGKFKGTMQTQQLTIEKGGLLIGENREIEIVEQVSKVISKEKLKTQDNVESIA from the coding sequence ATGGGCCTTTTTAGTAGTCGCTCTTCCTCATCCTCTTTATCCATCATAGCAAAAGGTTGCCGAGTTATCGGTAATATTGAATCTGATCAAAGCATTCAAATTGATGGGTTTGTTCAAGGTAATATTACAACGGATGCTGAAGTCATTGTGACGCCGACTGGCCGCGTTCAGGGTGAGATTAAAGGAGGCTTAGTTCTTATCAACGGATTAGTTGAAGGAATGTGCCAAGGAAATGAAGTCAGCATTCAAACTCAAGGTAAGTTTAAAGGAACGATGCAAACTCAGCAACTTACTATTGAGAAAGGCGGTTTATTGATCGGTGAAAATCGTGAAATTGAAATCGTAGAACAAGTATCTAAAGTCATTTCAAAAGAAAAGCTAAAAACGCAAGATAATGTAGAATCTATAGCGTAA
- a CDS encoding DUF496 family protein has product MNNVFEIINQARRKNKLKRELQDNQKKIRDNQKRVVLLENMLDYIDPSMTTAEVITIVQNMKGDYEDRVDDHIIKSAEISKSRRDISRKIRDLTEADKKANK; this is encoded by the coding sequence ATGAACAACGTATTCGAAATTATCAACCAAGCACGTCGTAAAAACAAACTGAAACGTGAATTGCAAGATAACCAAAAGAAAATCCGTGATAACCAAAAGCGTGTTGTACTATTAGAAAACATGCTTGATTATATTGACCCAAGTATGACTACTGCTGAAGTTATTACCATTGTTCAAAACATGAAAGGTGATTACGAAGATCGTGTTGATGACCACATCATTAAAAGTGCTGAGATCTCAAAATCTCGCCGTGACATCAGCCGTAAAATCCGTGATTTAACGGAAGCAGATAAAAAAGCAAATAAGTAA
- a CDS encoding YfcZ/YiiS family protein has protein sequence MSSDVEQNVPCDACGCSAEMGFIIKEGDDVAEVSIFADNKSQLNAEFANYLTLAKEVCAEVKTDIEITENEKELHARLQFSCSAEKLIYELKTRSLRR, from the coding sequence ATGAGTTCTGATGTTGAACAAAATGTACCTTGCGATGCCTGTGGTTGCAGTGCAGAAATGGGCTTTATCATTAAAGAAGGCGATGATGTAGCTGAAGTAAGTATCTTTGCGGATAATAAATCACAACTTAATGCAGAGTTTGCTAATTATCTGACTCTTGCAAAAGAAGTGTGTGCTGAAGTAAAAACGGACATTGAAATAACAGAAAATGAAAAAGAATTACATGCACGCCTACAATTTTCATGCAGTGCAGAAAAACTGATTTATGAATTAAAAACACGTTCACTTCGACGTTAG
- a CDS encoding YceH family protein — translation MRIFNQTEIRIIGCLIEKEVTTPEQYPLTLNALTTACNQKSNRDPVTSMSDSDVLDSLNTLVSERVVTDETRGNSRVAKYQHRFCNTEFGSLKLSKQEMAVLCVLFLRGPQTPGELRTRTQRLCEFDNVAEVESVLTTLGLSEASPMVTKLEKEPGKREARYAHLFCGEVINDVTVVDKTNVTNHSNSTENDERITLLESEVAELKAEMAQLTQLVNDLLA, via the coding sequence ATGAGAATATTCAATCAAACCGAGATCCGCATTATAGGTTGCCTTATCGAGAAAGAGGTTACCACCCCTGAGCAATATCCATTAACACTGAATGCACTAACAACAGCATGTAATCAAAAAAGCAACCGTGACCCTGTCACATCGATGTCTGATTCGGATGTTTTAGATAGTTTAAATACATTAGTGTCAGAACGTGTGGTTACGGATGAAACTCGTGGAAATTCAAGAGTGGCAAAATACCAACATCGTTTCTGTAATACGGAGTTTGGTAGTTTAAAATTGTCAAAACAAGAAATGGCTGTATTGTGCGTTCTTTTTTTACGCGGACCTCAAACACCAGGGGAACTGCGTACTCGAACCCAACGTTTATGTGAGTTTGATAATGTCGCAGAAGTCGAGTCCGTATTAACGACATTAGGCTTAAGTGAAGCATCGCCAATGGTGACTAAGTTAGAAAAAGAACCAGGTAAGAGAGAAGCACGCTATGCCCATTTATTTTGTGGTGAGGTTATTAATGATGTCACTGTTGTTGATAAAACAAACGTGACTAACCATTCAAACTCAACAGAGAATGATGAGCGCATCACTTTGTTAGAATCTGAAGTTGCGGAGCTAAAAGCCGAAATGGCTCAGCTGACTCAACTAGTTAATGATTTATTAGCATAA